In Gigantopelta aegis isolate Gae_Host chromosome 6, Gae_host_genome, whole genome shotgun sequence, the following are encoded in one genomic region:
- the LOC121374836 gene encoding zinc finger MYM-type protein 1-like yields the protein MQIADTFIKSIENPNATIPILMENNRSKNIDKNREILRCIAEAIVYCGKQGIALRGKNEHLEDEKTNPGNFLSLIKVLARYCSTLHEHLMEPQMKCVTYLSPQTQNELLGVIGNHIILGDLVQEIKTAQFYSIMADEVTSHNTEQLALCVRFVDSDENIREEFIQFSKVIRTTGEYLANEIIHILENLGIPLKDMRGQGYDGASNMSSGRVGVQAKIREHAPLATYVHCSGHCLNLVISHACNIPEVRNMIDKLKNCCLFFRNSPKRNELLELITAIKVENQTRRKTLIDLCRTRWAERQNAYQHFYQCYFFIVDALQVIGYKMHLEEYNGLHEGFAELYWDWKTQTRSDAQQLLTGITSFGFIIVSSQSTNISHIFLDLLFSSKAPLWILFMHIMP from the coding sequence ATGCAAATTGCAGACACGTTCATCAAAAGTATTGAAAATCCTAATGCCACTATTCCAATTTTGATGGAAAACAATAGGTCAAAGAACATTGACAAAAACCGAGAAATACTTCGATGCATTGCAGAAGCAATTGTGTATTGTGGCAAGCAAGGTATAGCATTACGTGGGAAGAACGAACACTTGGAGGATGAGAAAACAAACCCGGGAAATTTTCTCTCCTTGATCAAGGTACTGGCTAGGTATTGCTCAACCTTACATGAACATTTAATGGAGCCACAAATGAAATGTGTCACTTACTTGTCaccacaaacacaaaatgagtTACTCGGTGTTATAGGCAATCACATAATTCTCGGTGACCTTGTCCAAGAGATAAAGACAGCACAGTTCTATAGTATCATGGCGGATGAGGTGACATCTCATAACACTGAACAGCTGGCTCTGTGCGTCCGCTTCGTGGATTCAGATGAAAATATTAGGGAGGAGTtcatacaattttcaaaagtgaTTCGCACCACGGGTGAATATCTGGCCAATGAGATCATTCACATACTGGAAAACCTTGGTATACCATTGAAAGATATGCGTGGTCAAGGATATGATGGGGCGAGTAACATGTCATCTGGTCGAGTTGGCGTCCAGGCTAAAATCCGAGAGCATGCTCCATTAGCAACATATGTGCACTGTAGTGGCCATTGCTTAAATCTGGTTATAAGTCACGCCTGTAACATACCAGAAGTGCGTAACATGATCGACAAACTTAAGAACTGTTGCCTTTTTTTCCGAAATAGCCCAAAGAGAAATGAACTTCTTGAGTTGATTACAGCGATTAAAGTCGAGAACCAAACAAGGAGAAAAACTTTAATTGATCTCTGTCGGACCCGATGGGCGGAGCGCCAAAATGCCTACCAACACTTTTACCAGTGCTATTTCTTTATTGTTGATGCCCTACAGGTGATCGGCTACAAGATGCATCTTGAAGAATACAATGGTCTACATGAAGGTTTTGCAGAATTGTATTGGGATTGGAAAACACAGACCCGCAGTGATGCGCAGCAGTTGCTCACTGGTATAACAAGTTTTGGCTTTATTATAGTTTCCTCACAGTCTACCAATATCTCTCACATCTTTCTGGACTTACTGTTCAGCTCCAAAGCTCCTCTCTGGATATTATTCATGCATATAATGCCGTGA